The window CAGACAttactgaatatatttttgcaaattgttccttgttaaaaaaaatatatagaaaatatacaTAGGACACTTTCTTTtcaaatatcacacaaacagcagtaaatgaaaatgttggcAGACAGCAAAAATGTATAACTGCAATGTTGTCTGACAAAACCACCATACAcaatttaaagacaaagactgcgCTGTGATTTCAGgtatatttacttgtaaattTATCACTCCGAGAGAAAGTTAAAagtgacagaatatctttcttcttttgtatCACAGCATCCACAAGTTTTCAACTACTGTACTTTCTCAAAAAGTGATCagggcctttatttacctcaactgcagAAGGCGACAGGCCTTTAGGGCAGCCTTGTGTGACAGGCAAGCCTTTATTGCCAATTTGCGCTGTTTGATATGTATAACTGGTCATACCTGTTTTTTAGGAAGAAAGACTTTTTTAGATGCTCCCATCTGCAGTGTTACTACATTACACGTACTACAAAGTCAACACTTACTGTAACTGTTCCAATTGTTCCgatctgctagttactttagcttacCGATGGCTTCTCCCACTCCCTCAGGCTCTCTCTTGCTTGGTGTGTCTTATGTGcatttattcctctgcctccttttgTAATAGTGGTACATGTAACAAAATtagtttatttgccataatgAAGTCAAAGCTCAGTTAATTGGAAGCACTTCTCTGCTTCCCTGAAGCTCCcaagcagctgggaaaccaggGCGGCAAGGTGACTGCCTGTAACAAGAGGCGCATTCTTAAGATCACACTTGGCACCCATACATGATCTGGCCATACAACAGCTTTATACCCGTTTGGAAAACTTTAAATCTAGCAACAACTGCACttagttggcaacactgcaggggGTAAACAATAGTTATAGAACCTATTAGCACCAAATAATTTTGAAAGAGCAGcaaccaatggggaaactccaactcagtcatcTAGCATTCAGCTGttcaatggtggaaatatgatcagtcagggACACTCGTGATTATATCAGCCAACAATGGTGGTAGTGTGCCTTTTTACAGAATAAATAACAGAAGGGCATTGAGACAAGCAAGATTTATCTGTGATCAGACAATCCCACTGGAAGTCTATTCAGACAGTGAGCTGATTGAGGTCCGGCTTTGACAGACAAACCCTATTTGAGCTAATAGGAGTTCTCCCCTCAACTACAGCATGCATCAGACATTCGTAAAACTTAtagtgaaatgttttgtttagaaacaaaacatgtgGACGCACGTATTACCAGTTGCAGCTATGACCTCGGTCAATAAGGCTTGGTGTGCTAAGACTGGCATAAGAGTTAAAAcctacttttttccccccacccAGCTAGCGCACTCTGCCCCAGGACCATATTTTGCCATGATCACACACGCGGCAAAAATAATACCAGTCGTACTGTGCtgaacatatttatttatcaattaacatttataaacatCAACATTAATACTCTCAAATCTGTAACGTCCTAAATTCAATGATAGTATACTGGCGCCTTCTGCTGGCCGCATTTCACTGAGCTTGATAAAACACAGTACTTTGGAGTTGATGTGAGTATTGATGGCAATCAAGTATCTCACACCAGACATTCAGTGCAAAACCTTTTACCAAGTACTTGACAATTAACTGGAAGCTTGAAATGCACGCAAGACGAACTTAAGACCACACATGTCAACATTCagacccatgagtactcagtagtcattactacattattacatgagtactcagtactcatgggtcagaacACACCCATCTTTGACCTCTGTCTTAATTTTGAtgtcaactacacacctgtgaaACTTCTTGGCTGTACCATAAATGGCTGTTTATCACACACATGGGTATtgttttctcactgtgtgtgtgtgtgtgtgtgtgtgtgtgtgtgtgtgtgtgtgttcatggcaaaatgtggtcctggagacaacTCCTGTAGCAGAAACTACCGGAGATGGTTTTGAGTACTTTGGTAGGTGTTTATACATATGTCTGACTTGTCACCGTGATAGCATTACAACCATGTGAGATACATTCAGGAAACTTTTACAGGTGTGCAGTTGAGATAAAAATGAAGGCTGAGCTTAAGGATGAGTGTGGTCCGATCCAAGTaatggcattttaaaaaaaccttaataaaatttcataattaaacaaaaacagtgaaatatttacagGCAATAGAATGCCATTGTAAGACAAGGGAAGTCAAAAggataagaagaaaaagataaaaaataaccaAGTGGCTCAAAATACCTGCAGATTAGAACATCCACATGAAGTGGTTTGGTGGTCAATATAGTAGTACAAGCAGATTCAAATAATCAGTTGCACACTGGCATTCACGTTCCACAGCAGCCAGTCACTGTAACCCCAATACTCCAATATAATGAGGCTCATTGGCTGGGCTCTTCATTGTTCAGGGTTGTGGGCTTCTTGGTCGAGCACTCGACCACCCAGGGGTGAGACAGGACTCCTTGGATGGGCAGTCTGTGCATGGGGTTGTGCTTCAGCAGCCGGGCAACCAAGTCTTTGGCTCCAGCACTGATATTGGACTGTGCAGGGTAAGTGTACTCCACCTggacaacaaagacaaacaggtgAGGTAAGTGGTGTGGCACGGCCTTACACTCACAACACATAGTGACTGACAAAACAAGTactttgaagacatcaccttgggctctgggataTTATggagcatttttcatttttattcagtattttatagACTTATTCAATTcaactacaaataaaaagaccTAATACATTTCTATCTTTCAACCTGACTATTGCTGTCGCTTAGATATGTGCGTCCTTTTGTAAATTTTTCCTTTCTCAAccacttctctcctcttttctgctGCATTTGCGGTTACTTCAGTGACAGCATCGCGTAGCATTGCATTATTTACAGATGCCTGTAGCACATGGACGCACAATTAAGATAGAAGTAGTAGTCAAGGCAGAGTAGTCGACGTGTAACTATCCTAGGGGCAAATGTGATATAATCGGTGCCATTCCGGACACTTGTGTGTCAAGACAGCACTGGTGTTTaagattttaataaaacaggCAAAGGTGTTTTGACACACTGTTGGCTTAAATGCATTAgcctcctaagacccgaactcttgcatggcgtgcatttttaatttctctttgctatttaggctgattgggacctgagaaaaatgatgtccacatatgaggacattagttttaaatttcgattactgagtggcagtataatatcctcatatgtggtcaccaggcccttgttgagaaaaagttagtattgtggtctagagaacccaaaatgtgaggtccacatatgtggacgccaggtcctaggaggttaaggAGCAAATCACTCAGATCCCACAGAAAATTAATAGGGAAAAATTTCACTTTGCAACACAGTGCTCTTCAGTGGGACACCACTGCAGCTCACTTTGGACAAGGTAATGCTAGTGTTGTTTCACTATAACTGTATTTTTCAGACTGTGTAGTAAATACTCATTgaaattgcatttaaaagttGATAAAACAATATATGCCAGTTGTTGGAGTGTCTAGCTATCCTTGACTTACCCTTGATATCCTCCGGTAGGTGTCCTCATGAGTTTTTGCTTCAAAGGGGGGTTTTCCAACCAGGAACTCATAGCAGAGGACACCCAGGCTCCACAGGTCCACTTTTTCATCATGCGTTTTTCCCTCAATCATCTCTGGAGGCAAGTAGTCCAATGTTCCACACAAAGTTGACCTCCTGAAAAAGGAAAGTGTGACCGATAAAGTAAGGCGCTTTTTCATTCCTGACCTGAGTACTGATAGTCAAGCCAAACAAGTAAATAGACGATCTCCATGGAGGGAGCTGCGTCTAACCTCTCTGAAGTTTATAATGAGGAGAAACAATTGTGGAAAGTCATAATGGACATTGTTTGCAAAATACCAATCTTCCCCAGAATCCTAAGTCATACTCCCAAAGTAACATAAACCGCCCATTTCCTTCATGTACTTTATGTATTGCATAGATGCTTTGAACTACATTTTATGTTTAGCCCATTCTCTAGaccccccccttttttctctcttctttctctttcaccttGTTGAAGTATCTCCTACATAAATTCCAGATTCACTAAAAATACCCAACAGATTCAATActtaattaaaacagtcaaaaccAAAAGGCAACATCTATAAAAAAGGGCATATATGGATACCTGGAGGAGGGCGTGTGAACAGACCAGCCAAAATCTGCAATCTTCAGCTCCCCGTTGGCTCCAAGCAACAGGTTCTCTGGTTTGATGTCCCTGTGGATCACCTTCTTGGAGTGGCAATAGTTGAGGGCATCTGCCAGCTCCATGATGTACTAGTACAGCACATAAGGAATAGAGCATGATGAATCCAAATAAAATTCTGCATGCATGTAAGTTGGTGATGTAAACTGCTCATTTGATGGCAAagtatacattttaaaaaaagttctTAAACTGGCAGACTTACCGTGGCACTTCTGTCCTCAGTAAAATTTCCACACCGCTGCAGCTCACTGTATAGTTCTCCCTTGGGTGCAAACTCAAGGATGAGATACACACGAGACGCGTCATGGAAGTAGCCATAGAGACGCAAGATATTGGGGTGCCTGAAGGACGCCGATGCAGAAGAGTGTTCTGAGAAATTTTGTTGAAATACCCAACCATGGTTTCAAAAGAGCAAACATTGGTAGAACTATACAAACAGTTGCAATGGCTAATGCTTCAGCAGTTGCTTTATACACGAGGTCCACATTCTTAGTTAATTCAATGGATCTATGCAAAATGTAATCACTGAGCAAAACCTTCAAATTTGACTCATCTGTAGTGCTGAAATTTGGATTAATCAGAATTAATCCTGCAGAGACTGACATGACCCAATCAGATTTGAACTCAAGgcagacaaaacagaaacatgaaccAAGCATGATTCTGATGGTACACGAATTGACCAgttacaatacaataaatatttaacGACAGTTACCAAGAATCACATTGTGATTCAAGATGGAGCACAACTAGTGATCACAATTGATTTTAAGAGACTTTACACATACAACACCTGTTATACACAAGACCTGTATGACATGAGGGTCTACTAAAGTTGTATTAAACTGGGATAGTTGTTCATCCAAACTGTTGCAGCTTAAATTCCTTGTCATCACATACACACCAAACCAAATTGTTCACAcaattacatttcagtttggCCAACATgcttttcatcacttttttttttttaaagatgagtTAGACTATTGTTTACATTGCCAAGCTCTCTAATACGAAGCAGTAGCTGCCGTTATGCTAACCGAGTTACCTTCCAGAcctttttcctcttcagcttAAACCCCACTGATCATTAACTTGGGTTTCACTTATCATGAAGTCAAAcctgtttaatttcatttgatttgataacACAGGAATCAGTGGACACTCATCAGCAAACGAAGTGTCAAGCACTTTAAAGTGACATAATTTGGATGACAACTCTATCAAACAACCTCTAATTGGCCCTAATTACAAAATTTGGCACAATCTGAATGATACTTTACCTGAGGTGAGACTGGATCTCTACTTCTCTCCTCAGCTGGTGTTCCACTCCGGCCTTCTCCAGCTGCTTCTTGAAGAGCACCTTCAGGGCCAAGATGAACTTACTTTGTCGCTCTCTGGCCAGGTAGACATTTCCGAATTTGCCTTTTCCCAAGGGTCGACCAATGTCAAAATTTTCCAGGCTCCATCGCTTCCTGTGTGAGCAGAAATGTGCATAGTTACAAACAGTAACAAAATGTATAATCTTACAAAAGATGatctaataaaaacataagtACACTGAATAACACTTATCAGACATACTTGGATGAAGAAGTGGCTGCAGAATCATTCTTGGCAGGTTtgtctaacaaaaaaaaaaacaaaaaaaaacaaaacaaaacaaaaaaaaaaagatatgttaGAACCAAAACACGGATTACACTCACAATATTGATtagtttcatttcaatttcatatTTTGCTTACTCTGTGGCTTCTCAAACTTTGCCAATTCTGATGGTGGTTTGGTGTTCTCAGAGTTCACCTTAGCcatgtgtgtctttggctgGATTTGCTGGGAACCAGGTTTGGGCTGAGGTGCAGGGTTTACATTCTTAGTAGCAGGGTTTACATTCTGATCAGAGGGTTGTGTGGACTTAATGGCAACAGAGACATGAGATACTGGCTTCTGATGGCTCACAGGTCGCTGAATGCGCTGAGGTCCATTTGACACACCCAGGACCCGCTGATGCTGGGTTGGTGTAACTACAGCCATCTGAGTCATCTGTGACTGTTGTAATACAGGAATCCGCTTTGGTCCTTCACTGCTTGACTGTAAtcaaagaaaatcatcaaataCTTAAACTGGCTTTtaaagttgtcatttttttaatatctgaaaGCAACATGAAACCTCCATCTGTTCTCCATTTGATATGGTCCTTTTTGCAGGGTCCACCAAGTTAAACTTAAGACTTAAACCTATTCAATACCACACAGAACACAATTTAACACCCGTTTCAAATTAGTATTTTTATAACTACAGCATATTTTTTCAGTACTTCCTAGCAATATATAACAATTTCCAATGACAAATTAATGTGACCTGGATAAGTGCCAGAAAATGGGCGGATGAATTAACTAATGATAATGATTACAAGTTATTTTCTtgacttaataataataataataataataataataatcaataatcttGATGTAAAATTGCGCATTACCTTCACTTCAGGCCTTTGAAGTTTCATGTCCTTTGTCAGCTTGAGTCTGGCGTCCATATTCTGGTGAAAAGGAAACTCTTGTTAAATTAAGaatcaaacaaatcataaaCAGTTGATGTATGGGAAGGACTAAAACAGGCATGAGACCATAAGATaacattcaattaatttaccTATTTAAGCGCATCTAATTCCCTATGGCTAAATTGGCTCACTGCTAAAACAGATTTGCATTGGTGCTGTCATTACAAAAACTGTGTAACGCTACGTATCACCGATTCTCCCTTTTCTCATCtaggaaataataaaaagtaactgtacaaaaacacttaaaactaGACACTGTCGtataaaaaagacattaaacGTTAGCTATCTTCTTTGCATAGCTACCGTCCCTAACGTTACTAAGCTAACGTTAGTTCACCGCTAACGTTAGTTCaccgctaacgttagcttagtAACGACAGCTAACCTAGATACCCAATGCAACACTCTTGTTAATGAGATAACAATACTTACCTAGAGATATTATTGCAGTGACCGAAAGCAAACACCGTCCGTCAATCTATCCACAATTTAAACGAGCTGAGAACAGCTCTCAAGCAGGTTAcgccagctagctagctaacagctACGTCGGGTACGAGAGCTGGTGTTTGTGGCTGCATACATAAAGAATTATTATTCACTGTAACGTTAAGATCACTCCTCTAACCACGCTATCAAGGGAGCAATCCTTTTAGCAGCCGGTTTGaagttgttaaaataaaaaaaattgaaaatgaaatgtatataTGGAAAGTCAACAGCTTTAAACGTGGCTGACTAACACTTCCCCTGAACACTGCCTGTTTGATTTCAAACGTCCCTCCGTTGAAAACCTTTAAATAAACCAGtggttctgattggctgagggaATGCTGTTTAGTCGGTCCTCATTGGCTGACGACAAATCTTGCCAACGGGTGTAAGCCTCCAACACAGTAGAGGACAGCAGCGAGAgtgggacggacggacggacggaggagaggagacacaaTCAACACAACTGAAAtcaatatatgtatatttgttgTCTGCACCGTTTATTCATGCCGAGTGTATAAATATACTCTAGTGTTTCAATAcgctatactgtatatattttttcgACATATCGTTTTATCAATGTTGTCTCGGCTTAATCAAAGCCCCTCCTCCTCTATACTTATATCTTATAACTTCCGTCTATTTCTTCTTTGGTGTTTAGTTGCAGCTTGTATCCTTCATGTGGCATTACTGCCATCTTCTGGAGTT is drawn from Seriola aureovittata isolate HTS-2021-v1 ecotype China chromosome 2, ASM2101889v1, whole genome shotgun sequence and contains these coding sequences:
- the aurka gene encoding aurora kinase A, producing MDARLKLTKDMKLQRPEVKSSSEGPKRIPVLQQSQMTQMAVVTPTQHQRVLGVSNGPQRIQRPVSHQKPVSHVSVAIKSTQPSDQNVNPATKNVNPAPQPKPGSQQIQPKTHMAKVNSENTKPPSELAKFEKPQNKPAKNDSAATSSSKKRWSLENFDIGRPLGKGKFGNVYLARERQSKFILALKVLFKKQLEKAGVEHQLRREVEIQSHLRHPNILRLYGYFHDASRVYLILEFAPKGELYSELQRCGNFTEDRSATYIMELADALNYCHSKKVIHRDIKPENLLLGANGELKIADFGWSVHTPSSRRSTLCGTLDYLPPEMIEGKTHDEKVDLWSLGVLCYEFLVGKPPFEAKTHEDTYRRISRVEYTYPAQSNISAGAKDLVARLLKHNPMHRLPIQGVLSHPWVVECSTKKPTTLNNEEPSQ